A DNA window from Kitasatospora atroaurantiaca contains the following coding sequences:
- the hisH gene encoding imidazole glycerol phosphate synthase subunit HisH: MAKNVVVLDYGSGNLRSAQRAVERTGANVTVTSDFQAALDADGLLVPGVGAFEACMRGLKAVRGDMIIGRRLAGGRPVLGICVGMQILFERGVEHGVETAGCDEWPGTVEPLDAPIVPHMGWNTVDAPEGSRLFAGLPDDARFYFVHSYGVRRWELEVTNEKIHAPLVTWATHGHPFVAAVENGPLWATQFHPEKSGDAGAALLTNWVNTL; this comes from the coding sequence ATGGCCAAGAACGTCGTAGTCCTGGACTACGGGTCGGGCAACCTCCGCTCCGCCCAGCGCGCCGTCGAGCGCACCGGCGCGAACGTCACCGTGACCTCCGACTTCCAGGCCGCGCTCGACGCGGACGGCCTGCTCGTCCCCGGGGTCGGCGCCTTCGAGGCGTGCATGCGCGGCCTGAAGGCGGTGCGCGGCGACATGATCATCGGCCGTCGGCTGGCCGGCGGCCGCCCGGTGCTGGGCATCTGCGTCGGGATGCAGATCCTCTTCGAGCGCGGCGTCGAGCACGGCGTCGAGACCGCCGGCTGCGACGAGTGGCCCGGCACGGTCGAGCCGCTGGACGCGCCGATCGTCCCGCACATGGGCTGGAACACCGTCGACGCGCCGGAGGGGAGCCGTCTGTTCGCCGGGCTCCCCGACGACGCGCGCTTCTACTTCGTCCACTCCTACGGCGTGCGCCGCTGGGAGCTCGAGGTGACCAACGAGAAGATCCACGCGCCGCTGGTCACCTGGGCCACCCACGGGCACCCGTTCGTCGCCGCCGTGGAGAACGGCCCGCTCTGGGCCACCCAGTTCCACCCCGAGAAGTCCGGCGACGCCGGCGCCGCCCTGCTGACCAACTGGGTCAACACCCTCTGA
- the ybaK gene encoding Cys-tRNA(Pro) deacylase encodes MAKKRGGQGTPATVALEAAGVPFTVHAYEHDPAAASYGGEAAEVLGIPAARVFKTLVAEVDGTLMVGVVPVSGQLDLKALAAAVGGKRAAMAEPAAAERSSGYVLGGISPLGQRRALRTVLDSSALDHPTVYVSAGRRGLEVELAPADLITLTNARTAPIGR; translated from the coding sequence ATGGCGAAGAAGAGGGGCGGGCAGGGCACGCCCGCGACGGTGGCGCTGGAGGCCGCCGGGGTGCCCTTCACCGTGCACGCGTACGAGCACGACCCGGCGGCCGCCTCCTACGGCGGCGAGGCGGCCGAGGTCCTCGGGATTCCGGCGGCCCGGGTGTTCAAGACGCTGGTGGCCGAGGTCGACGGGACGCTGATGGTCGGCGTGGTGCCGGTCTCCGGGCAGCTGGACCTCAAGGCGCTCGCCGCGGCGGTCGGCGGAAAGCGGGCGGCGATGGCCGAGCCGGCGGCCGCGGAGCGCAGCAGCGGCTACGTCCTGGGCGGGATCTCGCCGCTCGGTCAGCGGCGGGCGCTGCGGACGGTGCTGGACTCCAGCGCGCTGGACCACCCCACGGTGTACGTCTCCGCCGGTCGCCGCGGCCTGGAGGTCGAACTGGCACCCGCCGACCTCATCACGCTCACCAACGCGCGGACGGCCCCCATCGGCCGCTGA
- a CDS encoding histidinol-phosphate transaminase — MKIDDLPIRDELRGQSPYGAPQLDVPVQLNTNENPYQLPEPLVARIAERVAEAARNLNRYPDRDAVELREGLAAYLTRTTGFAVARQQVWAANGSNEVLQQLLQTFGGPGRSALGFEPSYSMHALISRGTGTAWISGPRNEDFTIDLDAALAALAEHRPNVVFICSPNNPTGTAVGADTVLALYEAAQAARPSLVIVDEAYVEFSHRASLLPMLEGRPNLVITRTMSKAFGAAGLRLGYLAADPAVVDAVQLVRLPYHLSAVTQATALACLEHTDTLLGYVERLKAERDRLVDSLRGLGLEVTDSDANFVQFGRFEDTHAVWQAILDQGVLVRDNGVPGWLRVTAGTPAENDAFLDAVRTAIKEL; from the coding sequence ATGAAGATCGACGACCTCCCCATCCGCGACGAGCTGCGCGGCCAGTCCCCTTACGGTGCACCGCAGTTGGACGTCCCCGTCCAGCTGAACACCAACGAGAACCCGTACCAGCTGCCCGAGCCGCTGGTCGCCCGGATCGCCGAGCGCGTCGCCGAGGCGGCCCGCAACCTCAACCGCTACCCCGACCGGGACGCGGTCGAGCTGCGCGAGGGCCTGGCGGCGTACCTGACCCGGACCACCGGCTTCGCCGTCGCCCGGCAGCAGGTCTGGGCGGCGAACGGGTCCAACGAGGTGCTCCAGCAGCTGCTGCAGACCTTCGGCGGGCCCGGCCGCAGCGCGCTCGGCTTCGAGCCCTCGTACTCGATGCACGCGCTCATCTCCCGTGGCACCGGCACCGCCTGGATCTCGGGGCCGCGCAACGAGGACTTCACCATCGACCTCGACGCGGCGCTGGCCGCGCTGGCGGAGCACCGCCCGAACGTGGTCTTCATCTGCTCGCCCAACAACCCGACCGGCACCGCCGTCGGCGCCGACACCGTGCTGGCGCTGTACGAGGCCGCGCAGGCGGCCCGGCCCTCGCTGGTCATCGTCGACGAGGCGTACGTCGAGTTCTCGCACCGCGCCTCGCTGCTGCCCATGCTCGAGGGCCGGCCGAACCTGGTGATCACCCGCACCATGTCCAAGGCCTTCGGCGCCGCCGGGCTGCGCCTCGGCTACCTGGCCGCCGACCCCGCCGTGGTCGACGCCGTGCAGCTGGTCCGCCTGCCGTACCACCTGTCGGCCGTCACCCAGGCGACGGCGCTGGCCTGCCTGGAGCACACCGACACCCTGCTCGGCTACGTCGAGCGGCTCAAGGCCGAGCGGGACCGGCTGGTCGACTCGCTGCGCGGCCTCGGGCTCGAAGTCACCGACTCGGACGCCAACTTCGTCCAGTTCGGCCGCTTCGAGGACACCCACGCCGTCTGGCAGGCCATCCTCGACCAGGGCGTCCTGGTCCGCGACAACGGTGTCCCCGGATGGCTGCGCGTCACGGCCGGCACCCCGGCCGAGAACGACGCCTTCCTCGACGCCGTCCGTACCGCCATCAAGGAGCTGTAG
- the hisB gene encoding imidazoleglycerol-phosphate dehydratase HisB produces the protein MSRIGRVERTTKETSVLVEIDLDGTGKTDISTGVGFYDHMLDQLGRHGLFDLTVKTDGDLHIDTHHTIEDTALALGAAFKQALGDKVGIYRFGNCTVPLDESLAQVTVDLSGRPYLVHTEPENMAPMIGSYDTTMTRHILESFVAQAAIALHVHVPYGRNAHHIVECQFKALARALRYASERDPRAAGILPSTKGAL, from the coding sequence ATGTCCCGTATCGGCCGCGTTGAGCGCACCACCAAGGAGACCTCGGTCCTCGTCGAGATCGACCTCGACGGCACCGGCAAGACCGACATCTCCACGGGCGTCGGGTTCTACGACCACATGCTCGACCAGCTGGGCCGCCACGGTCTCTTCGACCTCACCGTGAAGACCGACGGCGACCTGCACATCGACACCCACCACACCATCGAGGACACCGCCCTCGCCCTCGGCGCCGCCTTCAAGCAGGCGCTCGGCGACAAGGTCGGCATCTACCGCTTCGGCAACTGCACCGTGCCGCTGGACGAGTCGCTCGCCCAGGTCACCGTGGACCTCTCCGGCCGCCCCTACCTGGTGCACACCGAGCCCGAGAACATGGCCCCCATGATCGGCTCGTACGACACCACGATGACCCGGCACATCCTGGAGTCCTTCGTCGCCCAGGCCGCCATCGCGCTGCACGTGCACGTACCGTACGGTCGCAACGCGCACCACATCGTCGAGTGCCAGTTCAAGGCCCTCGCGCGTGCTCTGCGCTACGCCTCCGAGCGCGACCCGCGCGCGGCGGGCATCCTCCCCTCGACCAAGGGTGCACTGTGA
- a CDS encoding RidA family protein: protein MTDRQIVRGRVAGFSPWEDDFGFARAVAAGDHVHVAGSTAWVDGKIEHEGDPYNQTLAAFGVGLKALAAYGLTADDVIRTRMYITHVRDADEVGRAHKKLFDAARPVSTMVVVEGLIDSRMMVEIELDAYRAGLANSLEGNAP from the coding sequence ATGACAGATCGTCAGATCGTACGCGGCAGGGTCGCCGGATTCTCCCCCTGGGAGGACGACTTCGGCTTCGCACGGGCGGTGGCCGCGGGGGACCACGTCCATGTGGCCGGCTCCACGGCGTGGGTGGACGGGAAGATCGAGCACGAGGGCGACCCGTACAACCAGACGCTGGCGGCCTTCGGCGTCGGCCTCAAGGCCCTTGCCGCGTACGGTCTGACGGCGGACGACGTGATCCGCACCCGGATGTACATCACCCACGTCCGGGACGCCGACGAGGTGGGCCGGGCACACAAGAAGCTCTTCGACGCGGCCCGTCCGGTCTCCACCATGGTCGTGGTGGAAGGCCTGATCGACTCCCGGATGATGGTCGAGATCGAACTCGACGCCTACCGCGCCGGGCTCGCGAACTCCCTGGAAGGCAACGCACCATGA
- a CDS encoding oxidoreductase, whose translation MEQAPADWTATERGLWEAFREGRYYDLRTGDDAVDDVVAGPDWPAERTIRAEVLATLLLNGPGPAPARVTSLKLTGAYIAGSLRLAGATITQYVELTDCRFEKKVLISEARAQTLRLIRCLIPRIEASRLATEGDLHLARCVVPHGIRLTDAKIGTDLLLNQATIGGDQYGRALAADGITIHQDLEAERIHVFGEISLRTSRIGGRFSLRGAQLRAAGPDRYCLNMAHISVGNTLYLGGSLDGGWTDSRTIYGDGYGAAPVLAETPSTPFRAYGGVRMVDGKFENACLITHAEFHLSPLQELSLRRVQTPELRFTCHKPPGGKVSLSRAKVGNLVDAPHSWPRDGHVGLTGFTYESLRPERPFTVQERIAWLEDALGEYQPEPYEQLAAALRRDGRDEDAREVQHAKQRRRRSTLPLPGRLWGLLQDVTVGYGYRPGRAALWLVLAWALGTAYFSGHEPEPLKADEKPHWNPVLYALGKVLPVVNLGQDGWNPDRTGQYVAAALVVSGWVLATTVVAGATRMLQRG comes from the coding sequence GTGGAGCAGGCGCCCGCGGACTGGACGGCGACCGAGCGGGGGCTCTGGGAGGCTTTTCGGGAGGGCCGCTACTACGACCTGCGCACGGGTGACGACGCCGTGGACGACGTCGTCGCCGGCCCCGACTGGCCCGCCGAGCGGACGATTCGCGCCGAGGTGCTGGCCACGCTGCTGCTCAACGGCCCCGGCCCGGCGCCCGCCAGGGTGACGAGCCTCAAGCTCACCGGCGCGTACATCGCGGGCTCGCTCAGGCTGGCCGGCGCCACCATCACGCAGTACGTCGAGCTGACCGACTGCCGGTTCGAGAAGAAGGTGCTGATCTCCGAGGCGCGGGCCCAGACCCTGCGGCTGATCCGCTGCCTGATACCCCGGATCGAGGCGTCCCGGCTGGCCACCGAGGGTGATCTGCATCTGGCCCGCTGCGTCGTCCCGCACGGTATCCGGCTCACCGACGCCAAGATCGGCACCGATCTGCTGCTCAACCAGGCCACCATCGGCGGCGACCAGTACGGTCGCGCGCTGGCCGCCGACGGGATCACCATCCACCAGGATCTGGAGGCCGAGCGCATCCACGTCTTCGGCGAGATCAGCCTGCGCACCAGCCGGATCGGCGGGCGGTTCTCGCTGCGCGGCGCCCAGCTGCGCGCCGCCGGGCCCGACCGCTACTGCCTCAACATGGCCCACATCAGCGTCGGCAACACGCTCTACCTGGGCGGCTCCCTCGACGGCGGCTGGACCGACTCGCGGACCATCTACGGCGACGGCTACGGCGCCGCGCCGGTCCTGGCCGAGACCCCGAGCACGCCGTTCCGGGCCTACGGCGGGGTCCGGATGGTCGACGGCAAGTTCGAGAACGCCTGCCTGATCACCCACGCCGAGTTCCACCTCTCCCCCCTCCAGGAACTCTCGCTCCGCCGCGTCCAGACCCCCGAACTCCGCTTCACCTGCCACAAGCCGCCGGGCGGCAAGGTCTCGCTCTCCCGCGCCAAGGTGGGCAATCTGGTCGACGCCCCGCACAGCTGGCCCAGGGACGGCCATGTCGGGCTCACCGGTTTCACGTACGAATCGCTCCGGCCCGAGCGGCCCTTCACGGTGCAGGAGCGGATCGCCTGGCTGGAGGACGCGCTCGGCGAGTACCAGCCGGAGCCGTACGAGCAGCTGGCGGCGGCGCTGCGCCGGGACGGACGGGACGAGGACGCCCGCGAGGTCCAGCACGCCAAGCAGCGACGGCGGCGCTCGACCCTGCCGCTGCCCGGGCGGCTCTGGGGACTGCTCCAGGACGTGACGGTCGGCTACGGCTACCGGCCGGGGCGGGCGGCGCTCTGGCTGGTGCTGGCCTGGGCGCTGGGCACCGCGTACTTCAGCGGGCACGAGCCGGAGCCCCTGAAGGCCGACGAGAAACCGCACTGGAACCCGGTGCTGTACGCGCTCGGCAAGGTGCTGCCGGTGGTCAATCTCGGCCAGGACGGCTGGAACCCGGACCGGACCGGGCAGTACGTGGCCGCCGCGCTGGTGGTCTCGGGCTGGGTGCTGGCGACCACGGTGGTCGCGGGCGCGACAAGGATGCTGCAGCGCGGCTGA
- a CDS encoding VOC family protein, producing the protein MITTDFKPGSPSWIDLGSPDTEAAATFYGAVFGWSFQSLGPEAGGYGFFQKDGRTVAALGPLTEEGASSAWTIYFQTPDADATTKATEQAGGTVRVEAFDVMEAGRMACLTDPTGAQFSVWQPGTTKGLDAVTDPDTLVWIELHTSDVPKALGFYKALFDWKSMEMEVPGMTYTIVTPAGGAPDDHSAMFGGLAPLQDEHQPTAWIPYFEVTDADAVVARAEAAGGSVMMPAMDAPDIGRMAWLTDPFGAPFAVIKSVPPQNA; encoded by the coding sequence ATGATCACCACCGACTTCAAGCCCGGCTCACCCAGCTGGATCGACCTCGGCAGCCCGGACACGGAGGCTGCCGCCACGTTCTACGGCGCGGTCTTCGGCTGGTCGTTCCAGTCGCTCGGCCCCGAGGCGGGCGGGTACGGCTTCTTCCAGAAGGACGGCAGGACCGTCGCCGCGCTCGGTCCGCTGACCGAGGAGGGTGCTAGCTCCGCCTGGACGATCTACTTCCAGACGCCGGACGCCGACGCCACCACCAAGGCGACGGAGCAGGCCGGCGGCACCGTCCGGGTCGAGGCCTTCGACGTCATGGAGGCCGGGCGGATGGCGTGTCTCACCGACCCGACGGGCGCCCAGTTCTCGGTCTGGCAGCCCGGCACGACGAAGGGCCTCGACGCCGTCACCGATCCGGACACGCTGGTCTGGATCGAGCTGCACACCAGCGACGTGCCGAAGGCGCTGGGCTTCTACAAGGCGCTGTTCGACTGGAAGTCCATGGAGATGGAGGTGCCGGGGATGACGTACACCATCGTCACCCCGGCCGGCGGCGCCCCGGACGACCACTCGGCCATGTTCGGCGGCCTCGCTCCACTGCAGGACGAGCACCAGCCGACGGCCTGGATCCCGTACTTCGAGGTGACGGACGCCGACGCGGTGGTCGCCCGCGCGGAGGCGGCCGGCGGCAGCGTGATGATGCCCGCCATGGACGCGCCGGACATCGGCCGGATGGCCTGGCTGACGGACCCGTTCGGCGCACCGTTCGCGGTGATCAAGAGCGTGCCGCCGCAGAACGCCTGA
- the hisD gene encoding histidinol dehydrogenase, with protein sequence MISRIDLRGSTSDPRDVLPRAEFDVETALEKVRPICEDVRHRGVAALIEITERFDGVTLTSTRVPEERITAALETLDPKVRAALEESIRRARLVHREQRRTDHTTQVVPGGTVSERWVPVDRVGLYVPGGLAVYPSSVVMNVVPAQEAGVAGIAVSSPPQKEFGGSVHPTILAACGLLGVTEVYAAGGAQAIAMFAYGTEECAPVNLVTGPGNIYVAAAKRLLKGRIGIDAEAGPTEIAVLADDSASARDVAADLISQAEHDPMAASVLVTDSPELADAVEVELAEQVANTKHRERVTEALSGKQSGIVLVSDIEQGLAVVNAYAAEHLEIQTRDARAVAARVRNAGAIFIGPYAPVSLGDYAAGSNHVLPTGGCACHSSGLSVQSFLRGIHVVDYSREALADVAAHVVNLANAEDLPGHGDAIRARFEWTVPGA encoded by the coding sequence GTGATCTCTCGAATCGACCTGCGCGGCTCGACCTCCGACCCGCGCGACGTGCTGCCCCGTGCCGAGTTCGACGTGGAAACCGCCCTGGAGAAGGTGCGGCCGATCTGCGAGGACGTACGCCATCGCGGTGTCGCGGCGCTGATCGAGATCACCGAACGCTTCGACGGCGTCACGCTGACGAGTACGCGGGTCCCCGAGGAGCGGATCACCGCCGCCCTGGAGACCCTCGACCCGAAGGTGCGCGCCGCGCTGGAGGAGTCGATCCGCCGCGCCCGGCTCGTTCACCGCGAGCAGCGCCGCACCGACCACACCACCCAGGTGGTGCCGGGCGGCACGGTCTCCGAGCGCTGGGTGCCGGTCGACCGGGTCGGCCTGTACGTGCCGGGCGGCCTGGCCGTCTACCCGTCCTCCGTGGTGATGAACGTCGTCCCGGCCCAGGAGGCCGGCGTGGCGGGCATCGCGGTGTCCTCCCCGCCGCAGAAGGAGTTCGGCGGGTCCGTCCACCCGACGATCCTGGCCGCCTGCGGCCTGCTCGGCGTCACGGAGGTGTACGCCGCCGGTGGTGCCCAGGCGATCGCGATGTTCGCGTACGGCACCGAGGAGTGCGCCCCGGTCAACCTGGTGACCGGCCCGGGCAACATCTACGTGGCCGCCGCCAAGCGCCTGCTCAAGGGCCGGATCGGCATCGACGCCGAGGCCGGGCCGACCGAGATCGCCGTCCTCGCGGACGACAGCGCCTCGGCGCGCGACGTCGCGGCCGACCTGATCAGCCAGGCCGAGCACGACCCGATGGCCGCCTCCGTCCTGGTCACCGACTCGCCCGAGCTCGCCGACGCGGTCGAGGTGGAGCTGGCCGAGCAGGTCGCGAACACCAAGCACCGCGAGCGCGTCACCGAGGCGCTCAGCGGCAAGCAGTCCGGCATCGTCCTGGTCTCCGACATCGAGCAGGGCCTCGCGGTCGTCAACGCCTACGCGGCCGAGCACCTGGAGATCCAGACCCGGGACGCGCGTGCCGTGGCCGCCCGGGTGCGCAACGCGGGCGCCATCTTCATCGGCCCGTACGCTCCGGTCTCGCTCGGCGACTACGCGGCCGGCTCCAACCACGTGCTGCCGACCGGCGGTTGCGCCTGCCACTCGTCCGGCCTGTCGGTGCAGTCCTTCCTCCGCGGCATCCACGTCGTCGACTACTCGCGCGAGGCCCTCGCCGACGTCGCCGCGCACGTGGTCAACCTCGCCAACGCCGAGGACCTGCCCGGCCACGGTGACGCCATCCGCGCCCGCTTCGAGTGGACGGTACCCGGCGCATGA
- the priA gene encoding bifunctional 1-(5-phosphoribosyl)-5-((5-phosphoribosylamino)methylideneamino)imidazole-4-carboxamide isomerase/phosphoribosylanthranilate isomerase PriA, which yields MSRLELLPAVDVRDGQAVRLVKGASGTETSFGEPLAAALAWQNAGAEWLHLVDLDAAFGTGSNRELLREVTGRLDIKVELSGGIRDDESLAAALATGCTRVNLGTAALETPEWVAKVIAEHGDKIAVGLDVVGTTLRGRGWTRDGGDLYEVLARLDSEGCARYVVTDVNRDGTLTGPNLQLLRDVCAATDKPVVASGGVSSLDDLRAIATLVPEGVEGSIVGKALYEQKFTLEEALEAVS from the coding sequence ATGAGCCGCCTCGAACTCCTCCCCGCCGTCGACGTCCGGGACGGCCAGGCCGTCCGCCTGGTCAAGGGCGCCTCCGGCACCGAGACCTCCTTCGGCGAGCCGCTCGCCGCCGCGCTGGCCTGGCAGAACGCCGGCGCCGAGTGGCTGCACCTGGTCGACCTGGACGCCGCCTTCGGCACCGGCTCCAACCGCGAGCTGCTCCGCGAGGTCACCGGCCGCCTGGACATCAAGGTCGAGCTCTCCGGCGGCATCCGCGACGACGAGTCGCTCGCCGCCGCCCTCGCCACCGGCTGCACCCGGGTCAACCTCGGCACGGCGGCCCTGGAGACCCCCGAGTGGGTCGCCAAGGTCATCGCCGAGCACGGCGACAAGATCGCCGTCGGCCTGGACGTGGTCGGCACCACCCTGCGCGGCCGCGGCTGGACCCGCGACGGCGGCGACCTCTACGAGGTCCTCGCCCGCCTGGACTCCGAGGGCTGCGCCCGTTACGTCGTCACCGACGTGAACCGCGACGGCACCCTCACCGGCCCCAACCTCCAGCTGCTGCGCGACGTCTGCGCCGCCACCGACAAGCCCGTCGTCGCCTCCGGCGGCGTCTCCTCCCTCGACGACCTGCGGGCCATCGCCACCCTCGTGCCCGAAGGTGTCGAGGGCTCCATCGTGGGCAAGGCACTCTACGAGCAGAAGTTCACCCTCGAAGAGGCCCTGGAGGCCGTGTCATGA
- the hisF gene encoding imidazole glycerol phosphate synthase subunit HisF, with product MTLAVRVIPCLDVDAGRVVKGVNFQNLRDAGDPVEMAKLYDAEGADELTFLDITASSGDRETTYDVVRRTAEQVFIPLTVGGGIRTVEDVNKLLRAGADKIGVNTAAIARPELIREIAQRFGRQVLVLSVDARRCPPGTETASGYEVTTHGGRQGTGLDAVEWAGRAAELGAGEILLNSMDADGTKDGYDLEMIRAVRKAVSIPVIASGGAGKLADFAPAVEAGADAVLAASVFHFGDLRIGQVKEALREAGHPVR from the coding sequence ATGACCCTCGCAGTACGAGTCATCCCCTGTCTGGACGTCGACGCGGGCCGAGTCGTCAAGGGCGTCAACTTCCAGAACCTGCGTGACGCCGGTGACCCGGTCGAGATGGCCAAGCTCTACGACGCCGAGGGCGCCGACGAGTTGACCTTCCTCGACATCACCGCCTCCTCGGGTGACCGCGAGACCACCTATGACGTGGTCCGCCGCACCGCCGAGCAGGTCTTCATCCCGCTCACCGTCGGCGGCGGCATCCGCACCGTCGAGGACGTCAACAAGCTGCTGCGGGCCGGCGCGGACAAGATCGGCGTCAACACCGCCGCCATCGCCCGCCCCGAGCTGATCCGCGAGATCGCCCAGCGCTTCGGCCGGCAGGTGCTGGTCCTCTCCGTCGACGCCCGCCGCTGCCCGCCCGGCACCGAGACCGCGTCCGGCTACGAGGTCACCACCCACGGCGGCCGCCAGGGCACCGGGCTCGACGCCGTCGAATGGGCAGGGCGCGCGGCCGAGTTGGGTGCGGGCGAGATCCTGCTCAACTCGATGGACGCCGACGGCACCAAGGACGGCTACGACCTGGAGATGATCCGCGCCGTCCGCAAGGCCGTCTCCATCCCGGTCATCGCCTCCGGTGGCGCCGGCAAGCTCGCCGACTTCGCCCCGGCCGTGGAGGCCGGCGCCGACGCGGTGCTGGCGGCTTCCGTCTTCCACTTCGGCGACCTGCGCATCGGCCAGGTCAAGGAGGCCCTGCGCGAGGCGGGGCACCCCGTCCGCTAG
- a CDS encoding TIGR03085 family metal-binding protein encodes MSNHARAERHRLAELLAAAGPQAPTLCSGWTTGDLAAHLVLRERRPDAAAGIRVKPLAGWTARVQEQYAERPYEELLRLFRTGPPVLSPFALPGADEAANVVEYFVHAEDVRRAGEWQPLTVPEGLAETLWRRLPMLARLEAGAKTPVRLVLQHPDGRTVTVARRSADTVRIIGEPGELMLFAYGRGANAVLQVEGPPEAVAALRGRLPIGPID; translated from the coding sequence ATGTCGAACCATGCCCGCGCCGAGCGCCACCGCCTCGCCGAACTGCTGGCCGCGGCCGGCCCGCAGGCGCCGACGCTGTGCTCCGGCTGGACCACCGGCGATCTCGCCGCGCACCTGGTGCTGCGGGAACGACGGCCCGACGCGGCCGCCGGGATCCGGGTGAAGCCGCTGGCCGGCTGGACCGCCAGGGTGCAGGAGCAGTACGCGGAACGCCCGTACGAGGAGCTGCTGCGGCTGTTCCGCACCGGGCCGCCCGTGCTGTCGCCGTTCGCCCTGCCCGGGGCGGACGAGGCGGCCAATGTGGTCGAGTACTTCGTGCACGCGGAGGACGTCCGCCGGGCGGGTGAGTGGCAGCCGCTGACCGTGCCGGAAGGGCTGGCGGAGACGCTGTGGCGGCGGCTGCCGATGCTGGCGCGGCTGGAGGCCGGGGCGAAGACACCGGTCCGGCTCGTTCTGCAGCACCCCGACGGGCGGACCGTGACGGTGGCGCGCCGGAGCGCCGACACGGTCCGGATCATCGGCGAGCCGGGCGAGCTGATGCTGTTCGCGTACGGGCGCGGGGCGAACGCCGTGCTCCAGGTGGAGGGACCGCCGGAGGCGGTGGCAGCACTGCGCGGCAGGCTTCCGATCGGCCCGATCGACTGA
- a CDS encoding LON peptidase substrate-binding domain-containing protein, protein MTERLPLFPLNTVLYPGLVLPLHVFEERYRRLVADLLTQPEDQPRRFGVLAIKDGREVAPVRENHGPAGPLDGLGTVTGDPLEALYHVGCVADVASAQEQPDGQYELLVTGTTRFRLRSVDVDGPYLVGEIEPMDEEPGEGAGALAAGVERAFRAYQKRLAGAREASLAGEQDLPTDPQVLSYLVAAASVLPSPVKQELLACADTAQRLTTELELLRRETALLAWLPSLPAADLTRQAFSPN, encoded by the coding sequence GTGACTGAACGGCTCCCGCTCTTCCCCCTCAACACGGTCCTCTACCCGGGCCTTGTGCTGCCCCTGCACGTCTTCGAGGAGCGCTACCGGCGGCTGGTCGCCGACCTGCTGACGCAGCCGGAGGACCAGCCGCGCCGTTTCGGTGTACTGGCGATCAAGGACGGCCGGGAGGTCGCACCGGTCCGCGAGAACCACGGCCCGGCGGGCCCGCTGGACGGCCTCGGCACGGTGACGGGTGACCCGTTGGAGGCGCTGTACCACGTCGGCTGCGTCGCCGACGTGGCCTCCGCCCAGGAGCAGCCCGACGGCCAGTACGAGCTGCTGGTCACCGGCACCACCCGGTTCCGGCTGCGCTCGGTGGACGTCGACGGACCGTACCTGGTCGGCGAGATCGAGCCGATGGACGAGGAGCCCGGCGAGGGCGCGGGCGCGCTGGCGGCCGGGGTCGAGCGGGCGTTCCGGGCCTACCAGAAGCGGCTGGCGGGCGCCCGCGAGGCCAGCCTGGCCGGCGAGCAGGACCTGCCGACCGACCCGCAGGTGCTCTCGTACCTGGTCGCGGCGGCCTCGGTGCTCCCCTCCCCCGTCAAGCAGGAGCTGCTGGCCTGCGCGGACACCGCGCAGCGGCTGACCACCGAGCTGGAACTGCTGCGCCGCGAGACGGCCCTGCTCGCCTGGCTGCCCTCGCTGCCGGCGGCGGACCTGACCCGCCAGGCGTTCAGCCCGAACTGA